One Plasmodium vivax chromosome 13, whole genome shotgun sequence genomic region harbors:
- a CDS encoding glutathione reductase, putative (encoded by transcript PVX_085490A; Apicoplast targeted protein. Curated by Stuart Ralph, Walter and Eliza Hall Institute of Medical Research, Australia.), with amino-acid sequence MRQLSYFHFLLFFALLNPSIKLIRSFSFYHNLEASSAPTHLKKKPRMVYDLIVIGGGSGGMAAARRAARNKAKVALVEKAYLGGTCVNVGCVPKKIMFNAASIHDILENSRHYGFDTQFSFNLPLLVERRDKYIRRLNDIYRQNLKKDNVEYFEGKGSLLSENQVLIKKVSQVDGEADGVADDEAASDGVSAGVSAEENDQVIEGKNILIAVGNKPIFPDVKGVEHTISSDDFFKIKEAKRIGIIGSGYIAVELINVVRRLGIESYIFARGNRLLRKFDETVINELENDMKKNNINIITHANVEEIEKVKEKNLTIYLSDGRKYEHFDYVIYCVGRSPNTKDLNLEALNIKTQKDYILVDDNQRTSVKHIYAVGDCCMVKKNQEIEDLNLLKLYNEEPYLKKKENTSGESYYNVQLTPVAINAGRLLADRLFMNKSRKTNYKLIPSVIFSHPPIGTIGFSEQEAIDIYGKENVKVYESRFTNLFFSVYDMDPAQKEKTYLKLVCVGKEELIKGLHIVGLNADEIIQGFAVALKMNATKRDFDETIPIHPTAAEEFLTMQPWMK; translated from the exons ATGCGCCAACTCAGCTACTTCCacttccttttgtttttcgcGCTCCTGAACCCGTCGATCAAATTAATAAGGAGCTTCAGTTTCTACCACAACTTGGAAGCCTCGAGCGCCCCCACGCacctgaagaagaagccccGCATGGTGTACGACCTCATAGTTATTGGAGGCGGCAGTGGCGGCATGGCCGCCGCCAGGCGAGCAGCCAG GAACAAGGCCAAAGTTGCGCTCGTGGAAAAGGCCTACTTGGGAGGCACTTGCGTGAATGTCGGCTGCGTGCCGAAGAAG ATAATGTTCAACGCGGCGTCCATCCACGACATCCTGGAGAACTCGAGGCACTACGGATTCGACACGCAGTTCTCCTTCAACCTGCCGCTGCTAGTCGAGAGGAGGGACAAGTACATACGAAGGCTGAACGATATCTATAggcaaaatttgaagaaggacAACGTGGAGTACTTCGAGGGCAAGGGCAGCCTGCTCAGCGAGAATCAAgttttgataaaaaaggtGAGCCAAGTTGATGGGGAGGCAGACGGAGTGGCGGATGACGAAGCGGCGTCGGACGGAGTGTCAGCCGGAGTGTCAGCTGAAGAGAACGACCAGGTGATCGAGGGAAAGAACATCCTCATTGCAGTGGGCAACAAGCCAATATTCCCAGACGTGAAGGGAGTAGAGCATACCATTTCGAGTGacgattttttcaaaataaaggaagCCAAAAGAATAGGAATCATAGGCAGCGGATACATAGCAGTGGAGCTCATCAACGTTGTTAGGAGGCTAGGCATAGAGTCCTACATATTTGCCAGAGGAAACAGACTGCTCAGGAAATTCGACGAAACGGTTATTAACGAGTTAGAAAatgatatgaaaaaaaataacattaacATTATTACCCACGCAAATGTGGaggaaattgaaaaagtgaaggagaaaaatttaaCCATCTATCTGTCAGACGGAAGGAAGTACGAGCACTTTGACTACGTAATTTACTGTGTTGGCCGATCCCCAAACACGAAGGACCTCAATTTGGAGGCGCTCAACATAAAGACTCAGAAGGATTACATTCTTGTGGATGATAATCAGAGGACAAGTGTGAAGCACATTTATGCCGTAGGTGACTGTTGCATGGTGAAAAAGAACCAAGAAATTGAAGATTTGAATTTACTTAAACTGTACAATGAAGAGCcctatttaaagaaaaaggaaaatactTCTGGAGAGTCATATTACAATGTGCAACTAACCCCAGTGGCTATTAACGCTGGGAGGTTACTAGCCGATAGactttttatgaacaaatcTAGAAAAACGAATTATAAATTGATACCATCTGTTATCTTTTCCCACCCCCCAATTGGAACCATCGGATTTTCAGAGCAGGAAGCTATTGACATATATGGAAAGGAGAATGTAAAAGTCTACGAATCGAGATTTAcgaatttgttcttttccgTTTATGACATGGACCCTgcgcagaaggagaagacgtACCTCAAGCTGGTCTGCGTTGGAAAGGAGGAGCTAATTAAGGGGCTTCACATCGTCGGGTTGAATGCCGATGAAATTATACAGGGCTTCGCCGTCGCCTTGAAGATGAATGCCACGAAGAGGGACTTCGACGAGACCATCCCCATCCACCCCACGGCGGCCGAGGAGTTCCTCACCATGCAGCCCTGGATGAAGTGA